One part of the Mya arenaria isolate MELC-2E11 chromosome 3, ASM2691426v1 genome encodes these proteins:
- the LOC128226085 gene encoding uncharacterized protein LOC128226085: protein MIAVLERISFLCLVLRVAGVPGDIAHDKRAIARVLDNIAFPNQRYADLAVDDDPKTCSSTDFANSSRTEPPWWRIWFPYNVIFSNIEMTINKTTLQYIYNVSVSVTNMTETESKHKTIWHTPEHHCYHGDGLKLSKDSEYAIIKFYCISLSIGNTIKITLALNKSQLEICDVNINQACINDTFGPNCSITCNEHCTGLCDSVNGTCSRCELHFKWPCENFTYGQNCSERCDEICLGPCNKTGAALNVLLDVRDHIVTNATPN, encoded by the exons gCGATATTGCACACGATAAAAGGGCGATTGCAAGGGTTTTGGACAATATTGCTTTTCCAAACCAACGGTATGCTGACTTAGCTGTAGACGACGACCCCAAAACTTGCAGTTCTACAGACTTTGCAAATAGTTCCAGAACTGAACCACCCTGGTGGCGTATTTGGTTCCCGTACAATGTCATTTTCTCAAACATCGAAATGACCATCAATAAAACCACGCTAC agtatatatataatgtttcgGTTTCTGTTACAAACATGACTgaaactgaaagcaaacataaAACGATTTGGCACACTCCAGAACACCATTGTTACCATGGCGATGGCTTAAAGCTATCCAAGGATAGCGAATACGCCATCATTAAGTTCTATTGTATATCCCTATCAATAGGAAACACCATAAAGATTACTCTTGCTTTGAATAAAAGTCAACTGGAAATTTGTGATGTCAATATAAACCAAG CTTGTATCAACGACACATTCGGTCCTAACTGTTCAATTACATGCAATGAACATTGTACCGGACTATGTGACAGTGTAAATGGGACCTGTAGCAGGTGTGAGCTACATTTCAAATGGC CCTGCGAAAACTTTACATATGGTCAAAATTGTTCCGAAAGGTGCGACGAAATCTGTTTAGGTCCTTGTAACAAGACGGGAGCTGCCTTAAATGTGTTGCTGGACGTACGGGACCATATTGTGACGAAT gccacaccaaattaa